Proteins from a single region of Cydia strobilella chromosome 2, ilCydStro3.1, whole genome shotgun sequence:
- the LOC134754932 gene encoding UBX domain-containing protein 6, giving the protein MADKIINFFKKKKSDVQFKRAGPGHRLSEATLSSQSSTSVKNEPVVRRTGLSEESKTAAEAALARMQNKSTNPGFNTSYAAIQAQVKKELENERATTSKPQELKPDSEAQKDNTEELMLPKNMATNGVFFKCPMINDEVLTKQEWKAKIKTFLYEQLEEERGLTACLIIQSCNDNREKINTCVETLCKYLENIVTYPEEEKYQKIRMSNRAFTDRVQPIEGSMDLLMAAGFTQQTLPNPDGQDEEYLVFNKDNVPSVESLITLIEALRSAEPVPLELDRGLQVLLPSQAVTKVQLPPSFYALKPEDIKREQQLRTEAIEKMQMLRTKAMREKDELREMRKYKFAIIRVRFPDGILLQGTFSVYEHYSEIHDFVQQNLEYDLPFILNTPTGHKLTLEEDATKTLIDLRLVPATVLTFAWHASVIDQINSSPNKDVFLKPEVMVLVSEI; this is encoded by the exons ATGGCggacaaaattataaatttttttaagAAGAAAAAGTCAGACGTTCAGTTTAAGCGGGCAGGACCCGGACACAGGCTGAGTGAGGCTACGTTGAGCAGTCAGAGTTCGACGTCGGTGAAGAATGAGCCGGTGGTTAGGAGGACTGGTTTGTCGGAGGAGAGTAAGACCGCCGCTGAAGCAGCGCTGGCCAGGATGCAGAACAAGAGCACTAACCCTGGGTTCAACACATCTTATGCTGCTATACAG GCGCAAGTTAAAAAGGAACTTGAAAACGAGAGGGCGACAACCTCTAAGCCGCAAGAACTGAAACCAGATAGCGAAGCTCAAAAAGACAACACAGAGGAGCTGATGTTACCTAAGAATATGGCTACAAATGGTGTGTTTTTCAA ATGTCCAATGATTAACGATGAGGTTTTAACTAAACAAGAATGGAAAGCGAAAATCAAAACGTTTTTGTATGAACAGTTAGAGGAAGAGAGAGGGTTGACAGCCTGTCTCATTATACAATCCTGTAACGATAACAGAGAAAAG ATTAACACCTGCGTGGAAACGCTGTGCAAGTACCTAGAAAACATAGTCACTTATCCAGAAGAGGAGAAGTACCAAAAGATCAGGATGTCTAATAG AGCGTTTACAGACCGAGTACAACCTATAGAGGGATCCATGGATCTGTTAATGGCAGCTGGGTTCACTCAGCAGACGCTGCCCAACCCGGATGGTCAGGATGAAGAGTACTTAGTGTTCAACAAGGACAATGTGCCTAGCGTCGAAAGTTTGAtc acccTAATAGAAGCGCTCCGTTCAGCCGAGCCAGTACCCCTAGAACTCGACCGCGGTCTGCAAGTGCTGCTGCCATCGCAGGCCGTCACCAAGGTGCAGCTCCCGCCTTCCTTCTACGCGCTCAAGCCTGAGGACATCAAGCGAGAACAGCAACTGAG GACCGAAGCCATAGAGAAGATGCAGATGCTGCGCACCAAAGCGATGCGCGAAAAGGATGAGCTGCGTGAGATGCGCAAGTACAAGTTCGCCATCATACGGGTTCGATTCCCCGACGGAATACTTTTGCAG GGCACATTCTCCGTGTACGAGCACTACAGCGAAATCCACGACTTTGTCCAACAGAACCTAGAATACGACTTACCTTTCATCCTCAACACGCCCACCGGCCACAAATTAACCCTCGAAGAGGACGCCACTAAGACCCTTATCGACCTACGGCTGGTACCGGCCACAGTGCTCACTTTCGCGTGGCACGCGTCCGTGATAGATCAGATCAATAGTAGTCCGAATAAGGATGTGTTTTTGAAGCCTGAAGTTATGGTTCTTGTTAGCGAGATTTAG